A window of the Branchiostoma lanceolatum isolate klBraLanc5 chromosome 13, klBraLanc5.hap2, whole genome shotgun sequence genome harbors these coding sequences:
- the LOC136447980 gene encoding uncharacterized protein has protein sequence MGGTGSKLHKETVTEFCPGLDGWISCPGIGNGNFFPGQTILCKTNGCSASGQILLDTQDATLRFQGGLKQWPIQRRQVKMADNSPQKLAFTFAKGDDINLWLSAYANLQIAAGKKRTKEYKMLFEQTRKLSVDIEHFRSVFEDMTLKQGAEGIKGETSFFVVTDVFAVGKVRCESSERVDGYLQTNVNNQKGSGVAVQARRTYSAKASQFSETPIALYMKCAEVKYDPQTWKITEIESCDASKFRKHYTLMDEKSLYPRYQCVNTGDITIAYKVVIDSGTKTSADVFLQLVDQDDNWSDQVLFSNPWWRRRFTADGVYSSVIRVSYKNTGGPQNNGQSAGDLVSKVKVWHDNSGFSPGWFLNKVVLQNLKTGLLQEFPFYRWLSRWGDDYRIAREVTMMGPGDGQVRLYKVRVTTADKWNAASKRPVMVCIHGSLGQSERVQVLGELKRGRETEYTIVAHDLGDLQSVELSLRNKGHWFLEKVKVKIPGSSQLPTAQCDTWVNANSNMFNFAGAAMK, from the exons ATGGGAGGGACCGGGAGCAAGCTTCATAAGGAAACGGTGACTGAATTCTGTCCTGGGTTAGACGGCTGGATCTCATGTCCAGGGATTGGAAATGGTAACTTCTTCCCGGGACAAACCATCTTGTGTAAGACCAACGGATGTTCTGCATCGGGGCAAATACTCTTGGATACGCAAGATGCGACTCTAAGATTTCAGGGAGGACTCAAACAATGGCCAATCCAGAGACGACAGGTGAAAATGGCTGACAACAGCCCGCAAAAGCTAGCTTTCACTTTCGCCAAAGGTGACGACATAAATTTATGGCTCTCGGCATACGCTAACCTCCAGATAGCCGCTGGTAAGAAACGTACAAAAGAGTACAAGATGCTCTTTGAACAGACTAGAAAGCTCAGTGTCGACATCGAACACTTTCGGTCAGTCTTCGAGGACATGACGCTGAAACAAGGCGCGGAGGGGATAAAAGGAGAGACCAGCTTTTTCGTAGTGACTGACGTATTTGCAGTAGGCAAGGTTAGGTGTGAGAGCTCTGAGCGAGTTGACGGTTATCTTCAGACCAACGTCAATAACCAGAAAGGCTCTGGAGTTGCGGTACAAGCTCGCCGAACATATAGTGCGAAGGCATCGCAGTTTTCAGAGACCCCAATCGCGCTGTACATGAAATGTGCTGAAGTCAAATACGATCCACAAACGTGGAAAATCACAGAGATTGAAAGCTGTGACGCCTCAAAGTTTAGAAAACACTACACCCTGATGGACGAAAAGTCACTCTATCCGAGATATCAGTGTGTAAACACAGGAGACATTACCATAG CCTACAAGGTGGTGATCGACAGCGGTACGAAAACAAGTGCGGACGTCTTTTTACAGCTTGTAGACCAAGATGACAACTGGTCAGACCAGGTCCTATTCAGCAACCCCTGGTGGAGAAGACGGTTTACTGCCGACGG GGTTTACAGTTCAGTCATCAGGGTGAGCTATAAAAACACAGGCGGCCCCCAAAACAACGGGCAATCAGCAGGGGATCtagtgtcaaaggtcaaggtgtGGCACGACAACTCTGGATTCTCACCTGGATGGTTTCTTAACAAG GTGGTGCTGCAGAATTTAAAAACGGGTCTCCTGCAGGAGTTCCCGTTCTACCGCTGGCTGTCGAGGTGGGGAGACGACTACAGGATTGCCAGGGAAGTGACGATGATGGGGCCTGGGGACGGACAAG TGAGGCTCTACAAGGTTCGCGTCACCACGGCCGACAAGTGGAATGCCGCGAGTAAACGCCCCGTCATGGTCTGCATACATGGGAGTCTAGGGCAGTCAGAGAGGGTCCAAGTCCTGggagaactgaagagaggaag GGAGACTGAGTACACCATTGTCGCGCATGACCTTGGAGACTTGCAGAGCGTGGAACTGAGTCTTCGTAACAAAGGCCACTGGTTTCTTGAGAAG GTTAAAGTGAAAATCCCAGGGTCTTCACAACTTCCAACTGCACAGTGCGACACATGGGTTAATGCAAACTCAAATATGTTCAACTTTGCTGGTGCCGCGATGAAGTGA